The sequence CCCTATGGACCACAAAGATACATTCAGAAGCCTCCATTAACACAAGGGTTCTAACATTTTGTTCACTTATTCTACATAAAAGTTTGCACATAACCTGTCATGCTTTCTTCTCTGCAGTACTCAACATCTGACAAGAAAAAATTGTATCACTTTTTGTCCAAGTAGAAATGTGATGCCCTTTTTGGAGCACGGCAATTTTTGTCACAGCCTGACTCATTTTCAATTAGATAGaaaagctctgagcagctcattAACAGCAGAGCACTGTCTGACCTCCTGAgctattttattattatcagGAGAGCAGCATCATTAGTTACTAAAGTAGAAGAGAAGTAACAGAAGAGGAAACTAAGAAACAAATCAACTCAACATCCAAAGAATTACAAGATCAGTCTGGATCCCAATGCAAACCTGCACTGAGGCAATGCTACTTACAAATCAGTAGTGAAAATTTTCTAAGATGGGTCATACATCTACAGCCAATTaagggggaggggaggaaggggaaaaaaaagcatgtttGACATTGGTTTTATGAGGCTGAGCTTCATTTTATTCAAGGCTTGCAGTTTCTATTTGAGTTAAATTGCAGGCATGTGTTTCACACCCTCAACTCCTCCAAGGACCTGTGCACGAAGCGAGCAGGGCATGACAGGTAATGCACAGTACAAACAAGAGTCACAGAAACCCCCACCAACTCAGGTGACTAAGCAAACCTTACAAACTAGTTAAAAACCTCTTAGtcattttagagaaaaaaaccaaaccaaaacaaaaccccactaAAAGAACCCCTCAGAAACAGGCATCTCTCTCTCTGAAGGAAAAACTACTACATTGTCTGAAAAGTACTCTACAAACCTataaaaggacttttttttttaaactagtcTGGTAGTTCAAAAGGAAGTTACTTAACTACATCAGTACACAGACACTTAACATTCAGTCAGTAAGGCTCTGtgaaaagagctttaaaaattatctaCCTGAGTTTGTCAGTTGATACAATCATTAATAGAAGGTCTAAGACCATGCAGGTACACAAAGCATTTTTAGAACCATTATTGGTtgaaaaatgatggaaaaagaTGCCAGTCTGGCTTGTTAACCCGTAAGATCACTTAGAGACATCAATGTACATTTCCCACCATAACATTTACCAAACCCAACACAGCCTATTGTCATTAGGGATCTCCTGTACCCACTTCTGCCACCCCTTAATAtgagctggggaggaaaaaggacTTCTTTTTCCTATAACAGAGTAGTCTGAAAATATGCTTCTGCAACTTAACTCCACAGGTAAAACGGGGTATGTTGCACATCACTACTTAACTTGCCTAAAACCCCAAGACACTGGTTTTAAACTGCCTCTCCTGAGTATGTCTGAACCTAAGCTGCCCTCCAGGAATAGGAACTTGATTGCTTTGTCATggtggaaaaaatcccattgagTCAAGCAAGCTACAAATACAATCACCaagtcaataaaataaaaaaacaggaCCTTATTCCCTTCAAGCATTTGGTATAGCATTGTGTTTACAGCAATCAGAACACCAGTCCTCCCAAAGAGGACACATTGGTAGGCATGCATAAAAGTTTTTCTCTTGTAGAGAGAAGACCTAAAGGTCTTAAGGACATAAGAACACTGCAAATGAACATGAAGGATGTCACGTCAGCCAGTAGTGTCATAATACTGAACAAAAGGTTACACTTCCATGCCTTGTAGTGAAACCAGAACAAACTCGGAAGCATTTCAGGTCTCAGTCCAGTTTGCCTGaacatttggttttatttacagATTCTCTAGCAAGGGCAGCTTAATATCTCCATAGGCAGgcagcaaaaacaaaagcaaacaaaagcagtCACCACATAGTACACACTTAGTATCTCTGTTtcaattaaaatgcttttccaaCAGGCAGGATGAATCCTTCCCCCAGGCAGATTCTCAAGTATTTCCTAAGCCTGTCTGATGCTAAATTGAGGTAGATGATTTACTTCTGCAAAGTGAGGTAGAACTTCAAGCAAAAGATAGTGGCATCTCTAGTTGTGCATTTTGTACCACAGCAAACTGGGTTTCAAACTCCCAAGGACTCAAAGACCAAAGGTACAATATTTGTCTAACTCAAGTACCAGTGTTCCTTTTTTATACAGTTCCAAACTGTTTGTCTAAATATCTATACTTTTAAATACCCTATTACCTTTTGGCACCATTTGGCTTAcactcctttaaaaaataaacaaaactttggcacaatatttttttaaactagaacTGAACAAAGAAATCTTAGGATCAAAGTTATGGCAAGGTGAGTCTATAAACCTGCTCTCTCCAGAAATCAATTTTGGTTTAACTAACATAACCCACTGGGCCCACTTTCCTTCAATTCCAAGGGAATGCCATATCCAAGTGACTTGTTCTTTCTCTCAGGTTGGTTATGTCTGGCCCTAATATGCATTCGTTTTCAGGTGttatcttcctttccttcctttgtttGAAAGCTTCAGGTTTAAGGGCCCTCCTTAAATAagttatatttaaaatgtactAAATCAAAAGGAGCAAGTTATGTGAAGGACCTGCATTATCAAGTACTGAATCTGCTTCAGTTTGCTACTAAAGTTCCTGCTTAAATAATTCTGAGAAAGGATAAGATTGCTTTACATGCTGAGCACCCAAACCAGCCACACTGATTGCTGATAACATTTTGTCAAGCAAAAGGTTTACAGAGAGCCACTGGTTTAACCTGGCATAGAGAAAATCCTTTGGAGTTCGAGTAGACAGCTCTGTCCCCCACATTTGCTGTTCCCCAGCCAAGAGGCACACACTCACTTTACCCTTCTCCAGGCCATTTCCCCTAGTTAAGAAGGTTACTCCGAATACTTGTTTGGTTTGCAACCCAGCTTCCAAgccttgttttcctctctgcatGCATGTACATTATGATACTGGGGCATTAACCTGAGAACATGCAtagaaaagcagagcaaggtTGGAATCTCgtttattactttttaataagCCTCTATGGGGCATCTGATGTTGGCATTGTATATTAGCACTGCTTTTTTTCATTGCATATAAAACACTCCATTTTATAAGCTACACTACCACTTTTCAATGAGACCAAGTGTGCTTAGCACGATCTATCACAAAGATAAGGAATTCTTTTGGGTAGCTAAATAGTAGTGTTTTTAAAACGAAAAAGCTCCCCAACAACATGAGGTCAAACACTCAAGGTTCGGTTTGCAAGCAAATCCCACTGAGTTAAACAGACAGAAACTTAGAAAGAGTTTAAGTCATTCCTCTTCCTgactgagctgggctgggggttgTGCAATGGCTCCATTCAAAAAGCAAAGGGCAACTTCAGTGTCTGCCACCTTCCACAGGGTGCAGGCTGGGAGGGCAAAACGTCCCTCCAGTACAACACAATCCTGACTGCAcacttcaccttttttttttaatgcctggAAAAACAACTCCCTTCTAGCCACAGAGAAGGGCAAACCCCACAAGCATTTAAGCACAAGAGCGTTTCTAGGACACTTCAACGCTGTCAGCCACTCTGGTCAAAGCATTTAGAGACCTGGCGTTTTCATTAAGACATGACAGGATAAATGCAAGGACACTGCAGACTAAACATTAAAGCTTTTTAAACCACTATTCTTTGGTATCTAGATCTTGCAGGCTGTTAGTTTTCACAGCCCAAGTTGCAAATAACTCTGCTGAATAATACAAGACAACCACAGACATCTGTCACAACTGTAGGCCACCCCCAAGAAGGGAGGCGTGCACACACGCAGAACTTGCAAAACCTGAAGGTAAACTAGCTCTCTCTGATACATGTTTTGTGCGGCCACAGAAATTTATTGACAGACATCTGTATAAAAGATTATCCTTTCATACTGTTTTTAAACCATGCCATCCTAAGATTAAGCCTAACTGAAACACACTGCTTTGAAGAGTTTGCTTCCTTGAGGCTTTGGCTGAAAGGCAGCACAGTTGTTTTATCCCATTTAATTTAGGTGGTTTTCCTCACCCTTCTTTTGAAAGAGGTTTTGCCATCTCATGAATTTTGTCTCTTTCTGGTCCTTTAGTTTAAGCCTCCTCTAAAGTGGCAGCTCTCTCTGTCTGCACACATCATTGGTATTTCTACAAAACTCAGAAAGTTAACACTCCTTggaggggaaaagcagcaagaagGAAAGTGCACCTTGTGATTTCTCACAAACTTGTAAAGAGCCTGTCAACCTCGGGTCACTTTTGTGCATGGTGGCTGGCAGAGAGAGGAACCCTTTCCTTGCAGGATGGTTAAGGCTCGTCAGACTTTTTGACAACGACCAAATTTACATTTCAAAGATCTTCTCTTGCAAACAGTAAGGTAAATCCCATGGCATTTCCAAACTCAAGAGTACTGACACTGAAAGAGTTTTTTCCATTGCAGAGCAAGAGTCCTCTCTTGCCCACTTTAAACAATTCTTGTTTGCCAACACCAGAGGGTGAAGCTACAGGTCTGCAGAGACCATATCTGCTTGAACAGCTAAACTGGAATGCAGGAAATTgaagaataaaaccaaatccTTCCAGGGACTCAAAGTCACATTTTGCTAAAGAGATCTCTATTCTCCCCAAAAGTTTCTGCTTCTCAGAACACCAGTTTCTAATATCCCCGAAAGGGCAAACTTCCCCCTGCCTCCAAGCTTTTAAGGATCATATACATTAATTTTACACAGAAGTCTTTGGTACTgccctgggaaaaaaagcagcaaagtttCACCTTGATGCAGTTTGCCTTTAGCTGGTACTGGTAACTATTCACTTGGATCTGTAGCCAGagatcctgcagcagggagctccaggCCCACCCCACCCACCCTAAAAGCTACAGTAGCTATTCCCAAAATTTTCAGTCCAGCTCTCTGGGGAagccagaagaagaaaaaaaaaaaaaaaaaagaaaaaaaaatcaatcagtGAGAGAGTTATTGCAATTCTCTctgaacaaaaaaccccaaaacaaaacaaaacaactgttGACTTCTCCAAATCACACCCTGAATCTCCAAAGCTGTGcttatttcttttggaaaaaggTACCACTTCTAACAAATTCAAACTTTATTCCCTTAAGGTTTCTCTATGGGAAGGGGCAAAATACACTAAGTCATTTCACAAGAAAGTAAATCGAAAGGGTTTGATTTTCTCTGTTTCAATGCTCCTCCTAACTTCTTCTGTTACCTAGATTAGGGGCACTgataaaaagaaacagcaacTTTTTTCAAACTAATTTAGCTTTCAGGTGAAAAGAGGTAAAAATGAAATTCTCAATAACAGGATACACTAAAGGAAGCCTTGCTTTTTATCTAAATTTTACAATGACTGCACTAAGCCACTAAAATGAACAATTTGGTTTAAACTTAAAagaatttttgtgcattttcatCAGCTTCACTTTGTGCTGTAAAATTACTGtgtttcagtaaaaaaaatacacagaaatgccaaaaaaGATGCAAACTTGCTCTTCCTGGCGAGTGAATCTCACTCACTTTCATAAAACGTTTAAAGTTGTCTGGGAACAAGATGCTGTGCTCGCCAGTAAATCAAACACACTGAGGTATAAAAAGGAGAACAGGAAAAagttctctgctgcagcagcaatgaaaaaaaaaaccaaaacaaaaccaaaaccaacaacaacaacaaatgtccctccctcccatgtccccacccACAGAACTGCAGAATGGTCAAGAACACAAATTTCTCTACAAACACTTACTAccattttctccatttaaaaAGTTACAAAGCGCCTTTCTTGGCTTAGTCTAACAGAACTCACCACACAAACCACCTAATGTGCACAGCAATTCTCGTTTGTGCATGAAACCCCATCGGGGAGGAAAGAGGTAAAACGTTCTGAACTATGAGTATGTGGGGATGGGGCGGGGGGCGAGAAAtcggggagggaagggaggacaATGAGGTAGATAGAATTCAATTTTACAGGCTCACTCCCTGCAGAAAAGGTAAGTACATTcatctgtaaaaaaattaaagatgagGTAGGTTTGAATTAACgttgtattttttcattttctcttagAAGAATTTCCCTGAGACAGTTTCTTCCTAATTCAAACACAGATTAGAAGACGAGAATTCGATTGTTTCCAAAGTCGACCACCACAATCATGCCATCAGGGGTGACAGCTATACCTGAAGGACGGTCCATCTGACCAAAGCCGCTTCCCTGAGTGCCAAACTTGCATAAAAAGCTACCATTGGACTCGAATATCTGCACCCGGTGGTTCCTGGAGTCGGCCACGATGATGCGCCCTTCCTGATCCACCGCCACCCCCTGCGGGCGCAGGAACTGCCCGTTGCCGGTGCCCTCGGAGCCCAGGAAGCGCGCCGACTGGCAGTCCGGGTGGATGACCAAGAGGCGATGGTTGTTGAAGTCCGTCACTACCAAGTGGCCCTCGTGATTGAACGTCACGCCTCTGGGGGAATCAAAGTGCTTCCAGAGTACCCCTTCGAAGCCGTACTTGTTGAGGAACACGCCGTCGGGCCCGAAGAGCTGCACGCGGTGGTTCCTCGTGTCAGAGACCAGGATCTTGCCCTCCGCGTTGACGGCCACATCCCACGGGTAATTGAACTGCCCGTTCTTCGTTCCTTTCTCCCCGAACTTCAGAATGAACTGCCCCTCGAACGTGAAGATCTGGATGCGATGATTGTCCTTGTCGGCCACGACGATCCTGCGCGAAACGTCGCAGGCCACGCCGGCGGGGCGGTCGAACTGGCCCGGCCGGGAGCCCAGCGTGCCAAACTTGTGATGGAAGGTCCCGCACGGCTTGAACACCTGGATGCGGTTGTTGCTGCGGTCGGCGACGATGATGAAGCCCTCCTTGTCGACGCTGACCCCCCAGGGGCGGCAGAGCTTGCCGTCGCTGTCTCCCTCGCTGCCGAAGGACAGCCCCGGCAGCCCGATGCCGATGTAGCTGCGCCCGGACTTCACCATCACTTTGAAGGGGCTGTTCTCGATGTGCTGGTTGCACATCATCACCGACACCAGGTGCTCTCCCTCCAGCTGGGGACGGTAGCTCACCAGGTAGGTCCCGTTCTGCTGATCGCTGACGTCGGCCCCGAACAGGTTTCCATCGGGGCCCATGACCACGGCAGAGATCATGTCGCCCCCCGAGAGGCGAGGCTCCCCGTCGTGGTCGTAGCCGATCACAGTGAACGAGGCCACCTTGCCCTGCAGAGCGCGCTTGAGACCTTCCCCCGTGGCTTTGGTCAGGGGAGCGAAGGCCCCGCTGCTGACAAAGCCCATGGATTTGATGGCCATATACAACGCCTGGTCAGGGGGGGTGAACATGATCCTGTCGTCCTCCTGTGGCTGGAGAAGGCCTCTGACGTTCTTCAGCTCCTGCACCTGAGCCAGCATGCGGTCCCGAGCCAGGAGAATGTCCATGGTGCGACCCTCCTCCAGGACCTGCTGAACAGCACTGATGGTGTTATCCAGCTTGTTCAGGTTCTGACGCAACTTTTCAACTTGCAGGTAGAGGGACTTGGCCTTGACTTGGCGAATCTTTTCCACCTtgtgggaaatgggggagaGAAAAGTGCACTTCCATCAGGAAAGACAGACCACAGAGATTTCCTTCAGTCTCCCTTCTACATAAAAGCCAGCTGAACAGTTGCTATGGCATGCTGACACACAGCTGCAGAACAAACCTCTAAAACTCACAATGCAGACAagaagaaacaaggaaaacaaatatcCAAATTTAGGATTATTAGTCTCTCCTACCCTCCAGGCAACACCACACATTCCTACTCTGGAGATCTGCTGCATCAGAGTGACATTTGAGAGTGAGAATCACTTGCTTACTAGTAATTATTTGCTTCCACAAATGCTATTCTGTTTTCTAGTTGCAAGGTACTTGACAGATCATCCAAAGGCACACCTCATTCAGCCCCCAGGGAGGACAGAAGTTATTGCAGCCTCTCAgaagagcagaggctgaggctTCACTAACCAGAACTGAGACCAATTTCATAATGTGGGTTGTTGTGCcactgggctgagctgggagtcAGCACCAGCTAATGCACATGGGCTCCTGTCATTCCCCTACCTGCCAGAACTGTTTTTGTGTGACTGGATAACACCAGACATCTATCTCCAAGGATTTTTAGGGTctgattattttaatattttcttgtaaATACTGGCAGTCAACCTGAGCTTGTGCTTTAAAACAGGATGTTTTGTGAATGTCATTTCAAATAACACAGAAGGTTGCTGCCAGTCCCTGCTTGAGGGACTGAAGTTGGTGCAAAAATGCCTGTTTTGTAACTCATCTATATAAGTCTGTGTCTACCCTTACTTGTGAAAAACCACTTTGGACCATCTGGCAAAGACACCTGCTGCATAAAACTAATGTAACAtgtctttgttttattgttgCAAAAATACATTTCCTGATGTCTGAATACTTGCTTGGCCTCAGAACAGTATCTGGAATGCATTTCAGTGAAGGAAGACTCAATGTCTGAGGATTCCTTGATCAGACACTGACTAGATAACATATGTACAAACATGCTGTAAATTGAGGTGTGTAGGTTTTACcaagctgtaaaaaaaatttggaGATACTTCTTCCAATCAGTAATGCATCCAAGACACATTACTGATCTTAGGTCTTAGCTAAATCCATAGACTCAGCCCTGGTATACAAAATTGTTTATTAGCATGCTTGATACACAGAATTTGTTTTGCTAAAATGATTTTCCACAGCGTTTCcttattaaaataatgtttttcagCTTGAAGAGAACTTTCTGTCAGTGAAGATATTACAACTAAGTGCATTTGTACAGCACAGTAGGATAAAAAAAGCTTAGGTGCAGATCTTACTCCTCCTGTACTAGGAACACCTTAAAAGAGAAAGCTGCCAAGCTTCCTGCAAGAGCTTAACAGTGAAAATCCAAATCCAAACTCTCAAAAAAGCAGCATTCAAAGAACACTAACTATATAAAGTGCAATTTTAATCTTGCTATTGACActtacaaaagaaaacaaagcttctTTTGCAGGGGACCATGACCACTAAATTACTTTTCTGGAACAGGAAACTTGCCTgttatttcctttcctcctctcaaAATACCACGCATGCACTGTTGAACTGAAATGAGCCTATCAGTTCAGAATTGTGCAGATACTCTTTTCTTATACTAGTTCAAAAAAATTGCTGAGAGGGAGGACGCTACCTTGATTGACAGTAAAGGTTTTAAAGGGTGGGGACAGTGAAAGTTGGCCTCACAGAATTTCTACCAGCCTTTCTAGGAAACAAAAAAGGACGGGATAGGATATAGAGCTTTGCTCCTGTTCTTTAAGAGGAGTGGATCAGAAAGCCAATTATACTATGTACCTAATTCTAGAGCAGGTATTTTGAATATGTTGTTGGGAGGGGatttcctctgggggcagctGCGGGGCCAGCAGGGGGAGTGCCCAGCCCGCGTGTGGGGCTGCGCTGCTCCCGGGATCCAGCAGCAAAaaccccaccagcagctccaggcaagGAAACCGGCAGCTTCCCTCGGATATCAGAATCTGGCTGTGTAGTGGTTTGAGcaatttttcagtttgaaaagcACCTGTCAGCAGTACAAACCACAAATGTAAGGGTGCATACCTTCCAGAGCAGCTCACACTCCCGCTCCTCCAAGGCCTTCTTGTGTCTAGTGGTCACTACCTTGACTTCAGACTGTACCACCTTCGCTTTCATCTCGACTtgctctgccacagcctgggCCTGTTCAATACtcagctggggagaaaaaagataCACACACTTAGGGCTTGACCAAACCAATTAAAAATACACCAGAGGACTGCTGCTTACATTTCACATTACATGTAAAtgtaattacatttaattttacatttacattaCATGCAAATGTAGAATTACCTGTCTTCAGGTAAAGGCATAAAGTGACAACTCTTACTTTCTTACTAGGCCTTCTTCACCCATTCCATACACTGCAGCCTAAAATCTCTAAGGATTCTGTAAATACATCTATTACATGGAGTTTACACCTTCATTGTACCTTGCACCCTCACAACAGCACTCAATGCCCTGTGCaattgcagagagcagctaaTGTGGTGAACAAGAAACTTGCACAGAAATTCATACTCATGTTTTCTTCCACGTAGAGAACCCAGCTTTTGCAGCCCCTCAAAATGGTTCCCTGTTGTTGTGTGATGTTCTAGTAAAAAATGACACTGTGGGGAACAGACTGTGTTATCTATGCATTTGAGCTGCACAGAAATACCCCTAAAAGAGTGTGGAGATaatcaattttaaaagaaaagaaaaaatggttaTCAGTAAAAAGTATTCATATAGTTATTCACACCTTGGGTAGAGGTGTGAATTATTTCTaatattcaaattatttctaataCAACATTGcaatgttaatattttaaaaatattctgtagtAGTATTCTGCAGAATGAACCCAGAAGAAGCATgtctcttttccctccctcaaATTAAAAATGGTTTCCTCAAAAAATCTGTCCTAAACTACTCCCAAGTTTcacaaaatattacagaaagCGGCATAAAAACAAAGACTCTGCAGGATCACAGTTCCCAACAGAACAGGTTCAATAGCAATGGCTAACAACTTTTTCAGCCTTTGTCATACAGTGAACCAGCAGATGAACCTGTGACCCTAGAGAGGTTAAAAAGATTGTAACTTATTAGTTACAAAATTCTAGAAC comes from Zonotrichia leucophrys gambelii isolate GWCS_2022_RI chromosome 2, RI_Zleu_2.0, whole genome shotgun sequence and encodes:
- the TRIM71 gene encoding E3 ubiquitin-protein ligase TRIM71 → MPACSRDTFLPPIGESGPSQMASFPESDFQICPLCKEMCGSPAPLSSNSSTSSSSSQTSSSSGGGGGSSCGGPPRRLHVLPCLHAFCRQCLEAQRHPGAGDALKLRCPICDQKVVISEPSGMDALPSSNFLLSNLLDVVVVAAAADEQKNGRAAGTGPAAGSGGGGGGNNRHHGRPPPGPPRAAGSSPAAAASAASSSTSSSSSSSGGGGSAALLLRRPHSRQGEPRCSSCDEGNAASSRCLDCQEHLCDNCVRAHQRVRLTKDHFIERFAAGPAAAGPAAPLALSPPYPASPYNILSVFPDRASYCQHHDDEVLHFYCDTCSVPICRECTMGRHVGHSFIYLQDALQDSRTLTIQLLADAQQGRQAIQLSIEQAQAVAEQVEMKAKVVQSEVKVVTTRHKKALEERECELLWKVEKIRQVKAKSLYLQVEKLRQNLNKLDNTISAVQQVLEEGRTMDILLARDRMLAQVQELKNVRGLLQPQEDDRIMFTPPDQALYMAIKSMGFVSSGAFAPLTKATGEGLKRALQGKVASFTVIGYDHDGEPRLSGGDMISAVVMGPDGNLFGADVSDQQNGTYLVSYRPQLEGEHLVSVMMCNQHIENSPFKVMVKSGRSYIGIGLPGLSFGSEGDSDGKLCRPWGVSVDKEGFIIVADRSNNRIQVFKPCGTFHHKFGTLGSRPGQFDRPAGVACDVSRRIVVADKDNHRIQIFTFEGQFILKFGEKGTKNGQFNYPWDVAVNAEGKILVSDTRNHRVQLFGPDGVFLNKYGFEGVLWKHFDSPRGVTFNHEGHLVVTDFNNHRLLVIHPDCQSARFLGSEGTGNGQFLRPQGVAVDQEGRIIVADSRNHRVQIFESNGSFLCKFGTQGSGFGQMDRPSGIAVTPDGMIVVVDFGNNRILVF